In a genomic window of Primulina huaijiensis isolate GDHJ02 chromosome 10, ASM1229523v2, whole genome shotgun sequence:
- the LOC140985905 gene encoding FCS-Like Zinc finger 3: MRSGASYYTGWEQEDYPPHFLDSCSLCNRQLSHNSDIFMYRGNTPFCSQECRQEQIEMDEANERRSNLYSTKKSSKTARQNTEPKKEFDSKKSVRSSTVSVA; this comes from the exons ATGAGGTCCGGCGCTTCATATTACACTGGATGGGAGCAAGAAGACTACCCACCCCATTTTCTTGATTCCTGCTCCCTCTGCAACAGACAACTGAGCCACAACAGCGACATCTTCATGTACAG AGGGAACACGCCATTTTGCAGCCAAGAATGCAGGCAAGAACAGATCGAAATGGATGAGGCAAACGAGAGAAGATCGAATCTTTATTCCACGAAGAAATCATCGAAAACAGCAAGACAGAACACGGAACCTAAGAAAGAATTCGACTCCAAGAAATCAGTACGCTCCAGCACAGTTTCTGTAGCATGA